One Carassius carassius chromosome 20, fCarCar2.1, whole genome shotgun sequence DNA segment encodes these proteins:
- the LOC132095789 gene encoding uncharacterized protein LOC132095789 isoform X1, which produces MARLTLSVIFCGMAFATVFMPDFMKAGPVGRNEEEDAIGGAAEVKTDNKSSLKKLVRSRRNVAYYRSLPDFWGWYKYFMQTNNQEGIEDMDRMYLVYLQNKHRVEEGRSYNHYLTHLSEIYKACANSDDPDCIAESTSKPKAKLVMPVPVRQATVTVCNPYLDPYCLYAVRPKAAEEEEPSPALEKVPAPILSPLLPLSLKTPPAYYYAPVLEPFLPAEQRAELLRICNPSDTECLQYHLRAAYGYRSPLGPLPSYAHLGCDPTKDPYCQPKLVARSPSGLYHLHPTCNPATDPLCVMNVVAPATQTSSNAEAPKEQFCNPLFEEGCNPLTAAKLAGLNKPVLEYAPRDEPAPLNLACDPRYDPYCLMGGAAALRKPPPVLPEFQTSHRLGIRGKTKEGYDCYMFYDKDCTPVESQDLRTSAASSKPDCHPYDPNCGKFASQPSTGADAAKRVKDGIIEPDPDCDPEIDYNCRLRRAESASEKHKDEPAHQIQSLPENVAPEYPVPRFEDFLRGYMRGYKK; this is translated from the exons ATGGCCAGACTTACATTATCTGTTATATTCTGTGGAATGGCTTTTGCAACTGTCTTTATGCCAG ACTTTATGAAGGCTGGTCCTGTAGGACGCAATGAGGAAGAGGATG CTATAGGTGGCGCTGCTGAGGTGAAGACAGACAACAAGTCATCGCTGAAAAAGCTGGTCCGTAGCAGGAGGAATGTTGCCTACTACAGGAGTCTGCCTGATTTCTGGGGCTGGTATAAATACTTCATGCAGACCAACAACCAGGAGGGA ATTGAGGACATGGATCGCATGTACCTTGTTTACCTGCAGAACAAGCACAGAGTAGAAGAGGGACGCTCCTACAACCATTACCTCACTCACCTGAGCGAAATTTACAAAGCATGTGCTAACTCCGATGACCCAGACTGCATTGCAGAATCCACCAGCAAACCCAAAGCCAAGTTGGTCATGCCTGTTCCCGTGAGGCAAGCTACTGTGACAGTGTGCAACCCTTACCTCGACCCCTACTGCCTCTATGCTGTTAGACCAAAAGCTGCAGAAGAAGAAGAGCCTTCTCCCGCCCTAGAAAAGGTTCCTGCTCCAATTCTGTCCCCTCTACTCCCTCTGTCTCTTAAAACCCCACCAGCTTACTATTACGCTCCAGTCTTAGAGCCTTTCTTGCCAGCTGAGCAGAGGGCAGAACTGTTGCGTATCTGCAATCCTTCGGACACCGAGTGTTTGCAGTACCACCTGCGCGCTGCTTATGGCTACAGGTCCCCGCTTGGACCTCTGCCCTCCTACGCTCACCTTGGATGTGATCCTACCAAAGATCCTTACTGCCAGCCCAAGCTGGTGGCCAGATCACCTTCAGGTTTGTATCACCTGCACCCCACTTGTAACCCCGCCACTGACCCCCTTTGCGTCATGAATGTAGTTGCACCTGCAACCCAAACCAGTAGCAACGCAGAAGCCCCCAAAGAGCAGTTTTGCAATCCTTTGTTTGAAGAGGGCTGCAACCCCCTTACAGCTGCCAAACTAGCTGGACTCAATAAGCCCGTCTTGGAATATGCTCCAAGAGATGAGCCTGCGCCTCTCAACCTGGCCTGTGACCCTCGCTATGATCCATATTGTCTGATGGGTGGAGCAGCTGCTCTCAGGAAACCCCCTCCAGTTCTCCCAGAGTTCCAGACCAGTCACCGCCTGGGCATCCGTGGGAAGACCAAGGAAGGTTATGACTGCTACATGTTCTACGATAAGGACTGCACCCCAGTGGAGAGCCAGGACTTGAGGACAAGTGCTGCCAGTTCTAAACCAGACTGCCACCCGTACGACCCCAACTGTGGTAAATTTGCCTCTCAGCCATCCACTGGAGCTGATGCAGCCAAGAGAGTCAAAGATGGCATCATTGAACCCGATCCGGACTGTGACCCAGAAATCGATTACAACTGCCGTCTGCGCCGGGCAGAATCTGCAAGTGAAAAACACAAAGATGAGCCAGCCCACCAAATACAATCTCTCCCTGAAAATGTGGCCCCTGAGTATCCAGTTCCAAGATTCGAGGACTTCCTGAGAGGCTATATGAGAGGCTACAAGAAATGA
- the LOC132095789 gene encoding uncharacterized protein LOC132095789 isoform X2, protein MARLTLSVIFCGMAFATVFMPAIGGAAEVKTDNKSSLKKLVRSRRNVAYYRSLPDFWGWYKYFMQTNNQEGIEDMDRMYLVYLQNKHRVEEGRSYNHYLTHLSEIYKACANSDDPDCIAESTSKPKAKLVMPVPVRQATVTVCNPYLDPYCLYAVRPKAAEEEEPSPALEKVPAPILSPLLPLSLKTPPAYYYAPVLEPFLPAEQRAELLRICNPSDTECLQYHLRAAYGYRSPLGPLPSYAHLGCDPTKDPYCQPKLVARSPSGLYHLHPTCNPATDPLCVMNVVAPATQTSSNAEAPKEQFCNPLFEEGCNPLTAAKLAGLNKPVLEYAPRDEPAPLNLACDPRYDPYCLMGGAAALRKPPPVLPEFQTSHRLGIRGKTKEGYDCYMFYDKDCTPVESQDLRTSAASSKPDCHPYDPNCGKFASQPSTGADAAKRVKDGIIEPDPDCDPEIDYNCRLRRAESASEKHKDEPAHQIQSLPENVAPEYPVPRFEDFLRGYMRGYKK, encoded by the exons ATGGCCAGACTTACATTATCTGTTATATTCTGTGGAATGGCTTTTGCAACTGTCTTTATGCCAG CTATAGGTGGCGCTGCTGAGGTGAAGACAGACAACAAGTCATCGCTGAAAAAGCTGGTCCGTAGCAGGAGGAATGTTGCCTACTACAGGAGTCTGCCTGATTTCTGGGGCTGGTATAAATACTTCATGCAGACCAACAACCAGGAGGGA ATTGAGGACATGGATCGCATGTACCTTGTTTACCTGCAGAACAAGCACAGAGTAGAAGAGGGACGCTCCTACAACCATTACCTCACTCACCTGAGCGAAATTTACAAAGCATGTGCTAACTCCGATGACCCAGACTGCATTGCAGAATCCACCAGCAAACCCAAAGCCAAGTTGGTCATGCCTGTTCCCGTGAGGCAAGCTACTGTGACAGTGTGCAACCCTTACCTCGACCCCTACTGCCTCTATGCTGTTAGACCAAAAGCTGCAGAAGAAGAAGAGCCTTCTCCCGCCCTAGAAAAGGTTCCTGCTCCAATTCTGTCCCCTCTACTCCCTCTGTCTCTTAAAACCCCACCAGCTTACTATTACGCTCCAGTCTTAGAGCCTTTCTTGCCAGCTGAGCAGAGGGCAGAACTGTTGCGTATCTGCAATCCTTCGGACACCGAGTGTTTGCAGTACCACCTGCGCGCTGCTTATGGCTACAGGTCCCCGCTTGGACCTCTGCCCTCCTACGCTCACCTTGGATGTGATCCTACCAAAGATCCTTACTGCCAGCCCAAGCTGGTGGCCAGATCACCTTCAGGTTTGTATCACCTGCACCCCACTTGTAACCCCGCCACTGACCCCCTTTGCGTCATGAATGTAGTTGCACCTGCAACCCAAACCAGTAGCAACGCAGAAGCCCCCAAAGAGCAGTTTTGCAATCCTTTGTTTGAAGAGGGCTGCAACCCCCTTACAGCTGCCAAACTAGCTGGACTCAATAAGCCCGTCTTGGAATATGCTCCAAGAGATGAGCCTGCGCCTCTCAACCTGGCCTGTGACCCTCGCTATGATCCATATTGTCTGATGGGTGGAGCAGCTGCTCTCAGGAAACCCCCTCCAGTTCTCCCAGAGTTCCAGACCAGTCACCGCCTGGGCATCCGTGGGAAGACCAAGGAAGGTTATGACTGCTACATGTTCTACGATAAGGACTGCACCCCAGTGGAGAGCCAGGACTTGAGGACAAGTGCTGCCAGTTCTAAACCAGACTGCCACCCGTACGACCCCAACTGTGGTAAATTTGCCTCTCAGCCATCCACTGGAGCTGATGCAGCCAAGAGAGTCAAAGATGGCATCATTGAACCCGATCCGGACTGTGACCCAGAAATCGATTACAACTGCCGTCTGCGCCGGGCAGAATCTGCAAGTGAAAAACACAAAGATGAGCCAGCCCACCAAATACAATCTCTCCCTGAAAATGTGGCCCCTGAGTATCCAGTTCCAAGATTCGAGGACTTCCTGAGAGGCTATATGAGAGGCTACAAGAAATGA
- the LOC132096400 gene encoding reticulophagy regulator 1-like: MAYQGGCDSLDASEVEPVGKTSSRSLSSGGGGEMAEKEEEQPSRVRHPADTDPLCRISKLINWKKPLWTSSFFATTNIAFWFVSLSPCRVFSLLSICVALLVMIQLMGDVALSRSRGAALWRSMTSSWEVIDSVQEGKSGSGSPFTDFWTSLKLFIEETSSFKQQNPGKFCLLVCSMCSFLAILGRYIPGVVISYILVLGIFLWPLVSSHEFGMWLEPVLPKLDFGVGEFLQKIKENHEKRILQSQAKRESIEADLSALFPKMDSTVCKELSVSDTEVSEITWTDNGTFNLSEGHTPQTENSEDSDRRSDEEVFTGGLPEFPSLDNVLGTNGDDDEDLSIGMPTPPSHPSRVGSTQSEQEPVAQALEVVQRLAGDLITAAVTAAMQERLEAAVAPALVQALAEESDSDAEDFELLDQSELEQLEGELGLDRSSRAETSKSNKPSSGFLSKLLGHQ; the protein is encoded by the exons ATGGCTTATCAGGGTGGATGCGACAGTCTGGATGCTTCAGAGGTGGAGCCGGTGGGAAAGACTTCCTCCAGATCACTCAGCTCAGGTGGAGGAGGAGAGATGGCGGAGAAAGAGGAAGAGCAGCCTTCGAGAGTCCGACACCCTGCAGACACTGATCCTCTGTGCCGTATATCAAAGCTGATTAACTGGAAAAAACCCTTATGGACTTCCTCTTTCTTCGCAACTACAAATATAGCGTTTTG gtTTGTGTCTCTTAGTCCCTGTCGGGTGTTCAGCCTCCTCTCCATATGTGTGGCTCTCTTAGTGATGATACAGTTGATGGGAGATGTGGCTCTTTCCAGATCCAGAG GAGCTGCTCTATGGAGGAGTATGACAAGCAG CTGGGAGGTCATTGATTCTGTCCAGGAGGGCAAGTCTGGATCAGGATCTCCTTTCACAGACTTCTGGACGAGCCTCAAGCTCTTCATTGAGGAGACTTCCTCTTTTAAGCAGCAGAATCCAGGCAAG TTCTGTCTGCTGGTGTGCAGTATGTGTTCTTTTCTGGCAATACTTGGACGTTACATTCCAGGGGTTGTTATTTCATACATCTTAG TGCTTGGCATTTTTCTCTGGCCCTTGGTGTCGTCACATGAGTTTGGGATGTGGTTGGAACCAGTTCTGCCGAAACTGGACTTTGGAGTGGGCGAGTTTCTTCAGAAAATAAAGGAGAATCATG AGAAAAGGATACTCCAGTCACAAGCCAAGAGAGAGAGCATTGAAGCAGACCTGTCGGCACTTTTCCCCAAG ATGGACTCCACCGTGTGCAAAGAGCTGTCTGTATCCGACACAGAGGTCTCTGAAATAACATGGACTGACAATGGCACCTTTAACCTTTCAGAGGGACACACACCTCAGACAGAAAACTCTGAAG ACTCAGACCGGCGAAGTGACGAGGAAGTCTTCACCGGTGGACTGCCGGAATTTCCCTCCTTGGACAATGTCTTGGGAACAAATGGAGATGACGATGAAGACCTGAGCATTGGGATGCCCACCCCTCCATCCCATCCCAGCAGGGTCGGGTCCACACAGTCAGAGCAGGAACCCGTGGCCCAGGCACTGGAGGTTGTGCAGAGGCTGGCTGGAGATCTAATCACAGCAGCAGTAACGGCGGCCATGCAGGAACGTCTGGAGGCGGCTGTAGCACCTGCGCTGGTCCAGGCCCTGGCTGAGGAATCGGACAGCGACGCGGAGGACTTCGAGTTGTTGGACCAGTCAGAGCTGGAACAGCTGGAGGGCGAGTTGGGGCTGGACCGCTCGAGCCGTGCAGAAACGTCTAAATCTAACAAACCCTCCTCAGGCTTCCTGTCCAAACTACTGGGGCACCAATGA
- the LOC132095788 gene encoding E3 ubiquitin-protein ligase RNF182-like, with amino-acid sequence MMGQFPEDVVGGFTTEELECKICYCAYSLSSQRPKVLECCHCLCAKCLAKILDLGESSPNAVVCPFCRYITELPGEDVDSLPDEYNLVLALLSIQTQKHQNLSDNQGEILLSPRRLNSLVGHSASASPTSNRSNYVVITIMEPRQESVIPARDRDYRSSSQDSIASVTQRWTVWNCPALLCQTSARVLVWLLGLLYFSSLPLGVYLLIMQNTTMGVLMVSLVPVSLLIVMVYGLCQCLCREFWDCVLP; translated from the coding sequence ATGATGGGACAGTTCCCGGAGGATGTGGTGGGTGGCTTCACCACAGAGGAACTGGAATGCAAGATCTGCTACTGTGCTTACAGCCTGTCAAGTCAACGGCCCAAGGTCCTCGAGTGCTGCCATTGTCTTTGTGCCAAGTGCCTTGCAAAAATCCTTGATTTAGGTGAATCCTCTCCAAACGCAGTGGTCTGTCCGTTCTGCCGCTACATCACAGAACTTCCTGGAGAAGATGTGGACAGTCTACCAGATGAGTATAACTTGGTGCTGGCACTGCTGTCCATCCAGACACAGAAGCATCAGAACCTTAGTGACAACCAAGGTGAGATTCTCCTCAGTCCCAGACGCCTCAACTCTCTGGTGGGACACTCTGCCTCAGCTTCTCCCACTTCGAATCGTTCCAATTACGTGGTAATCACCATTATGGAGCCTCGGCAGGAGTCTGTTATTCCAGCTCGGGATAGGGATTACCGGTCTTCCAGCCAGGACTCCATAGCCTCGGTTACTCAGAGATGGACAGTGTGGAACTGTCCAGCCCTGCTGTGCCAGACTTCAGCTCGTGTCCTGGTCTGGCTGCTGGGGCTGCTGTACTTCAGCTCACTGCCTCTAGGGGTCTATCTGCTCATCATGCAGAATACCACGATGGGAGTGTTGATGGTCAGTCTGGTACCTGTCAGTCTTCTCATCGTCATGGTGTACGGCCTTTGCCAATGCCTGTGCCGTGAGTTTTGGGACTGTGTACTACCATAA